In a genomic window of Verrucomicrobiota bacterium:
- the thiL gene encoding thiamine-phosphate kinase, which produces MILPRNENELIKLLTGKWRYSPKVVCGVGDDCAVIAGASPGRYILLKTDAIVEGRHFTAEAAPAKIGHKAIARVISDFAAMGGIPQFAVVTLFIPPSFNLKRLTAIYAGMDKTARAYGMNLVGGETTRATDFALNIAAIGEADKRHLTLRSTAKTGDLVFVTGSLGGSIKGKHLSFTPRLNEAKWLVRHFKPTAMMDLSDGLGEDLPRLASASGLSYQIDPGNIPRQRGASLDEALSDGEDYELLFTLPPSKSQNLQKAWKDIYQKLRLTCIGKMGSNKQSSTTLSHGFDHLRYK; this is translated from the coding sequence ATGATCCTTCCCCGGAATGAAAATGAATTAATCAAACTGCTGACAGGTAAATGGCGGTACTCCCCGAAAGTCGTCTGTGGTGTCGGGGATGATTGCGCGGTCATCGCGGGAGCCTCGCCCGGACGCTATATCCTGCTCAAAACCGATGCGATCGTCGAAGGCCGACATTTTACCGCTGAGGCTGCCCCGGCAAAAATCGGGCATAAAGCCATTGCTCGGGTCATCAGTGACTTTGCCGCAATGGGTGGGATCCCGCAATTTGCAGTGGTCACCCTTTTTATCCCACCGAGTTTTAACCTCAAAAGATTAACCGCGATCTATGCAGGGATGGACAAGACCGCCCGCGCGTATGGCATGAATCTCGTCGGGGGCGAGACCACCCGGGCCACTGACTTTGCCTTAAATATCGCCGCCATCGGTGAAGCGGACAAAAGACATCTCACCCTACGCAGCACAGCCAAAACCGGAGACCTGGTTTTTGTGACGGGTTCACTCGGCGGCAGTATCAAAGGTAAACATTTGAGTTTTACCCCCCGTTTAAATGAGGCAAAATGGCTCGTCCGCCATTTTAAGCCGACGGCCATGATGGATCTCAGCGACGGTTTGGGTGAAGACCTCCCGCGCCTCGCCTCGGCCAGCGGACTTTCTTACCAGATTGATCCGGGGAATATTCCGCGCCAGAGGGGTGCCTCTCTAGATGAAGCCCTCTCGGACGGCGAAGATTACGAGCTTCTTTTCACCCTGCCCCCCTCCAAAAGCCAAAACCTTCAAAAGGCTTGGAAAGACATTTATCAAAAACTGAGGTTGACCTGTATCGGCAAAATGGGTTCTAATAAGCAAAGTTCAACCACCCTATCCCATGGCTTCGATCACCTACGATACAAATAG
- a CDS encoding penicillin-binding protein 2, protein MIQWNAYTRAMTVSLIGLTAFTVLSARLVQLQVRDHEKYYELAINNHMRKIPIEAQRGEIYDCNGEILATSLPLKKITIDPVGLREAYEFQIKRIRSKAKKDPSVIVPKEGALVKEFGLSLAKTLGLPQGEVLEKLNRKTRYVEIARRVSPEMVENIRELKAPQIFFDEDYLRSYPQETLASHILGYVDFDQKSGLQGIEERFQHVLRGQDGWRRIVRDSAGREIVPYRAQDVPPRNGYNVILTVDSIIQHIVEDEMDTAMAELQPVGAVAIVTRPRTGEILAMSSRPTYNPNLPKTDLDSMRNRAISDIIEPGSTFKIVAISGGLNEGLVTLDTKFFCENGDFFYGGHSLKDHDPYGTLTVKEGVQKSSNILTAKVALELGESRMYDYTRKFGFGERTGVILPAELRGILNPLNKWSKISITRIPMGHEIGTTPLQMLMAMNVIANGGLLMKPMLVSKTTDSQGRVMEQNYPQTVRRVISPYASELMNEALKAVIEKGGTAQKAAVEGFTVAGKTGTAQKIDPKTGRYFQGKRGKVVASFVGYMPAENPEFSIIVILDEPQSKVTYGGQTAAPIFSRMAQRIAQHMALRPSPQTTPENLNMASSL, encoded by the coding sequence ATGATCCAATGGAATGCCTATACGCGGGCGATGACGGTCAGTCTTATTGGCTTGACCGCCTTTACCGTTTTGTCGGCGCGTCTTGTCCAGCTCCAGGTCCGGGATCATGAGAAATATTATGAATTAGCCATCAATAACCACATGCGGAAAATCCCGATCGAGGCCCAACGCGGGGAGATCTATGATTGTAATGGGGAGATACTGGCGACGAGCCTGCCATTGAAGAAAATCACCATTGATCCGGTGGGGTTGAGGGAGGCTTATGAGTTCCAGATAAAAAGGATTCGGTCCAAAGCTAAAAAAGATCCCTCGGTGATTGTGCCCAAAGAAGGTGCTTTGGTGAAGGAATTTGGTCTATCACTGGCAAAAACCCTAGGACTACCTCAGGGGGAGGTTTTAGAAAAGTTAAACCGGAAAACCCGTTATGTGGAAATCGCCCGGCGTGTGTCCCCGGAGATGGTAGAGAACATCCGTGAGCTCAAGGCTCCACAAATCTTTTTTGACGAGGATTACCTGAGGAGTTATCCCCAGGAAACACTCGCGAGCCACATACTCGGTTACGTTGATTTTGACCAAAAAAGCGGTTTGCAGGGGATCGAAGAGCGTTTCCAGCATGTCCTCCGGGGACAGGATGGATGGCGGCGTATAGTCCGCGATTCTGCCGGACGCGAGATTGTGCCCTATCGTGCCCAGGATGTCCCCCCACGTAACGGGTACAATGTTATTTTGACGGTGGATAGCATTATCCAACACATTGTCGAAGATGAGATGGACACAGCCATGGCGGAACTCCAACCAGTGGGAGCGGTGGCGATCGTCACGAGGCCCAGGACCGGGGAAATACTGGCGATGTCCAGCCGTCCGACTTATAACCCAAATCTCCCCAAGACCGATCTTGACTCCATGCGCAACCGGGCGATCTCGGATATTATCGAGCCGGGGTCGACCTTCAAGATTGTCGCGATTTCCGGCGGGCTCAATGAGGGGCTAGTCACCTTGGATACAAAATTCTTTTGTGAGAACGGTGATTTTTTTTACGGGGGTCACTCTTTAAAGGATCATGATCCTTATGGCACATTAACCGTGAAAGAAGGTGTGCAAAAATCCAGTAACATCCTGACGGCCAAAGTGGCTTTGGAACTCGGGGAATCCCGGATGTATGATTACACAAGGAAATTCGGTTTTGGTGAGAGAACCGGGGTGATTCTCCCCGCAGAATTACGGGGCATACTCAACCCATTAAATAAGTGGTCGAAAATCAGCATTACGCGTATTCCCATGGGCCACGAGATCGGCACCACTCCTTTACAGATGCTCATGGCCATGAATGTCATCGCTAACGGGGGATTACTCATGAAACCCATGCTTGTGTCAAAAACAACCGACAGCCAGGGTCGGGTGATGGAACAAAACTATCCCCAGACCGTCCGCAGGGTTATTAGCCCGTATGCATCGGAACTCATGAATGAAGCCCTGAAAGCCGTTATTGAAAAAGGGGGAACCGCCCAGAAAGCCGCTGTGGAAGGATTCACTGTGGCAGGAAAAACAGGGACAGCCCAGAAAATCGATCCTAAGACAGGAAGATATTTCCAGGGAAAACGCGGGAAAGTCGTGGCCTCATTCGTGGGGTACATGCCTGCCGAGAATCCTGAGTTTAGTATCATCGTGATCCTCGACGAACCCCAATCAAAAGTGACGTATGGTGGGCAGACTGCGGCCCCGATATTCAGCCGGATGGCCCAGAGGATCGCCCAGCATATGGCCCTGCGCCCTTCACCGCAAACCACGCCAGAAAACCTTAACATGGCATCAAGTTTATAA
- a CDS encoding UDP-N-acetylmuramoyl-L-alanyl-D-glutamate--2,6-diaminopimelate ligase, with the protein MLLSEIIPHIDVEKVTGNTSVPVSGIAHDSRKVLPGNVYIAITGLKLDGAQFAQQAIDQGAVAIVQEAPVPDSSTTAHLRVSHARRAMAQIAQVFHGYPDGKLKVVGITGTNGKTTTTFIIKHLLAGTGCKSGLIGTVVYDDGEKEMPAARTTPESTEVFAMMSRMIESGCKACVMEVSSHALDQGRVEGIDFDVAIFSNLTQDHLDYHQTFEAYFDAKSLLFRNLGKGKKEPTALINLDDSRATELISRVNPVAKVLTYGFAESADMRAVLVTLKSRETKYKLHYAGAIYEVFLPLAGRHNIYNSLAALGTAVALKMDINAAVKALANIPFVPGRLETVVTGMPVDIFVDYAHTDDALKNVLSTLRETSTRRVITVFGCGGDRDSKKRALMGRVAAEWSDHTVVTSDNPRKENPSEIIAAICLGFDGKKNFEVLEDRREAIYRALQIAQDGDTVLIAGKGHETYQEFANEVVPFDDRETVRELAAILLASKGDL; encoded by the coding sequence ATGTTACTCTCGGAGATCATACCCCACATTGATGTGGAGAAGGTGACCGGAAACACGAGCGTCCCGGTGAGTGGTATAGCCCATGATTCGCGTAAGGTGCTTCCCGGTAATGTTTATATCGCCATTACAGGGTTAAAATTAGATGGTGCGCAATTTGCACAGCAAGCGATAGACCAAGGAGCCGTGGCGATTGTCCAAGAGGCTCCCGTTCCAGACTCATCGACGACCGCCCATCTCCGAGTCAGCCACGCCCGCCGTGCCATGGCGCAAATAGCGCAGGTATTCCACGGATATCCGGACGGGAAACTTAAAGTCGTGGGTATTACCGGGACAAACGGCAAAACCACCACCACTTTTATTATTAAACACCTCCTAGCCGGAACCGGGTGTAAGTCGGGTCTGATCGGGACAGTAGTATATGATGACGGTGAAAAGGAGATGCCCGCTGCCCGTACGACCCCTGAATCCACGGAAGTCTTTGCCATGATGTCCCGGATGATCGAATCAGGTTGTAAGGCCTGTGTGATGGAAGTCTCCTCACACGCTCTTGATCAGGGACGTGTGGAAGGAATTGATTTTGATGTGGCGATCTTTTCGAACCTCACTCAGGACCATTTGGATTATCACCAGACTTTCGAGGCATACTTCGATGCCAAGAGCCTACTTTTCAGGAATCTCGGTAAAGGTAAAAAAGAGCCAACCGCCTTGATTAATCTCGATGACAGTCGTGCTACAGAATTAATTTCACGGGTCAATCCTGTAGCCAAAGTCCTGACATACGGTTTTGCAGAGTCCGCCGATATGCGTGCGGTACTTGTCACACTCAAGAGCCGGGAAACAAAATATAAACTCCATTATGCGGGGGCTATATACGAAGTATTCCTGCCACTGGCCGGCCGACATAATATTTATAATAGCCTCGCGGCCCTGGGGACGGCGGTGGCACTCAAAATGGATATTAATGCGGCAGTAAAGGCTTTAGCGAATATTCCATTTGTGCCCGGACGCCTTGAGACTGTTGTGACGGGGATGCCGGTTGATATTTTTGTTGATTATGCGCACACGGATGATGCTCTGAAGAATGTGCTTTCGACTTTGCGTGAGACTTCCACGCGCCGGGTCATTACGGTTTTTGGCTGTGGCGGTGACCGTGATTCCAAAAAACGTGCTTTGATGGGTCGAGTGGCAGCGGAATGGTCCGACCATACGGTAGTGACCAGTGACAATCCACGGAAAGAGAATCCGTCAGAAATTATTGCCGCAATTTGCCTCGGGTTTGACGGGAAAAAGAATTTTGAAGTGTTAGAAGACCGTCGTGAAGCGATTTATCGTGCGCTGCAAATTGCTCAGGATGGTGACACGGTCCTGATCGCAGGCAAGGGGCACGAGACATATCAGGAATTCGCTAATGAAGTGGTCCCTTTCGATGATCGTGAGACGGTTCGTGAATTGGCTGCTATACTTTTGGCCAGCAAAGGAGACTTATGA
- the murF gene encoding UDP-N-acetylmuramoyl-tripeptide--D-alanyl-D-alanine ligase: MNGVKFSEAASFCHGKISGTNPDAFFTGVSTDTRKVGQKSLFVALKGDRFDAHDFVGAAIAQGAAGVVVEESRGIEVPAGAIKIEVTDTLIALQQIAEGYRRKLPVKTVAVTGSNGKTSTKEFTAAVLSKGFVTRKTLGNLNNHIGVPLTIFQLDTDTQMGVIEMGMNHAGELAPLMEIAQPIIGIVTNVSPVHIENFKDENGIAEEKATVVRGIPADGHAIINLDDKWCPIVSKGVTAKIMTFGINNQSATLWADAMSTGKDGIRYTLHHEGKSYPAFSPIFGEHMVYNAMAGSLAGLISGLSWEAICAGLAEVQLPGMRMQQLQIKGVNLINDAYNANPVSMAAGLKTLKTVGAGTNCFAVVGTMYELGSLAVEEHKNVGRLAAELGLDGLFARGEFATQIIQGAREAGMKPGQVSAVNEALEIATLLNQQCKPGDHVLIKGSRGAKMEEVVAAWQQLAQ, encoded by the coding sequence ATGAATGGAGTGAAGTTTTCTGAAGCAGCATCATTTTGTCATGGGAAAATCTCCGGGACCAATCCGGACGCGTTCTTTACTGGAGTATCCACAGACACCCGTAAAGTCGGACAGAAAAGCCTCTTTGTGGCGCTCAAGGGGGATCGTTTTGATGCCCATGATTTTGTCGGAGCAGCCATCGCCCAAGGAGCCGCGGGGGTCGTGGTCGAGGAGTCCCGGGGTATCGAGGTGCCTGCCGGAGCGATTAAAATCGAGGTTACTGATACATTAATAGCTTTGCAGCAAATTGCTGAGGGATACCGTCGCAAATTGCCTGTTAAAACCGTGGCGGTGACAGGTAGTAATGGGAAGACATCGACGAAGGAATTTACCGCGGCCGTATTATCCAAAGGATTTGTAACGCGCAAAACACTGGGGAACTTAAATAATCATATTGGTGTCCCACTGACCATTTTCCAACTCGATACGGATACACAGATGGGAGTCATCGAAATGGGCATGAATCACGCAGGGGAATTAGCCCCGCTCATGGAAATCGCACAACCGATCATCGGGATTGTGACAAATGTCAGTCCGGTCCATATTGAGAATTTTAAAGATGAAAACGGGATTGCCGAGGAGAAGGCGACAGTGGTTCGTGGTATCCCGGCGGACGGGCATGCGATTATTAATCTTGATGACAAATGGTGCCCGATCGTTTCAAAGGGGGTCACTGCAAAAATCATGACTTTTGGGATCAATAACCAGAGCGCGACGCTCTGGGCGGATGCGATGAGTACAGGAAAAGACGGTATCCGGTATACCCTGCACCATGAGGGTAAATCATACCCGGCCTTCAGTCCGATTTTTGGTGAGCACATGGTTTACAATGCCATGGCAGGAAGTCTCGCGGGACTAATCAGTGGATTGTCGTGGGAAGCGATTTGCGCCGGGTTAGCAGAGGTGCAGTTACCCGGTATGAGAATGCAGCAACTCCAGATCAAGGGAGTAAATCTAATCAATGACGCCTACAATGCCAATCCTGTCTCAATGGCCGCCGGATTAAAAACTCTCAAGACTGTTGGTGCAGGCACAAATTGTTTTGCCGTAGTGGGAACAATGTATGAGCTGGGTAGCTTGGCCGTCGAAGAACACAAAAATGTCGGACGTTTGGCTGCTGAATTAGGCCTAGACGGTCTTTTTGCCCGGGGTGAATTTGCCACGCAAATTATACAAGGTGCCCGTGAGGCGGGGATGAAACCCGGACAGGTCAGTGCAGTAAATGAAGCCTTAGAAATTGCCACTTTATTGAACCAACAATGTAAACCGGGGGATCACGTGCTCATAAAGGGTTCACGTGGTGCCAAAATGGAGGAGGTTGTGGCCGCATGGCAACAACTCGCGCAATAA
- a CDS encoding CPBP family intramembrane glutamic endopeptidase, producing the protein MSEFDQISNTAAVIIGCQIILSLICLVFYVLYLSKVKHYAHFLAPRLAPSGWTGPDMGLVLSIFIFAILLTPFIKSGFTSFPQFSKDMVIVYTGFIFQVILLGGLFLLIGIRRKTDHLPCPFSLEEPHHTHHPRSRGKRIALLLFIGITAQFALWPVILVAGKANTEIMFLLGREQEMQTMVRILLHTDSVTVLGILLVMAVVMAPVVEELVFRHFLYRFLKTRISWKAAMVTSSVAFACMHDAPFFNLIPLTLLGCGFVMIYEHQRTLWAPVIMHATFNLSQCILMFALKTGL; encoded by the coding sequence ATGAGTGAATTCGATCAAATCTCCAATACCGCCGCTGTAATCATTGGTTGCCAAATAATCCTTTCACTCATTTGCCTTGTTTTTTACGTCCTATATTTGTCGAAGGTTAAACATTACGCCCACTTCCTGGCACCGCGTTTGGCCCCCTCCGGGTGGACTGGTCCGGACATGGGCCTAGTCCTGTCGATTTTTATCTTTGCCATATTGTTGACTCCATTCATCAAATCCGGTTTCACCTCCTTCCCTCAGTTTTCCAAGGATATGGTCATTGTTTATACCGGATTTATTTTTCAGGTGATCCTTTTGGGTGGTCTCTTCCTTCTCATCGGTATCCGGCGAAAAACAGATCATTTACCCTGTCCCTTTAGTTTGGAAGAGCCCCACCACACGCACCACCCCCGATCCCGGGGCAAACGCATCGCCCTGCTTCTTTTTATTGGCATTACCGCGCAATTTGCGTTGTGGCCAGTGATTCTGGTCGCCGGAAAAGCTAATACAGAAATCATGTTCCTCCTGGGCCGCGAGCAAGAAATGCAAACAATGGTCAGAATCCTGCTCCACACCGACTCAGTAACGGTTTTAGGTATACTCTTGGTCATGGCCGTCGTGATGGCCCCTGTGGTCGAAGAGCTTGTCTTCCGCCATTTCCTCTATCGTTTTCTCAAAACTCGTATCTCGTGGAAGGCCGCCATGGTGACCAGTTCCGTAGCCTTCGCCTGTATGCACGATGCCCCATTTTTTAATCTCATCCCCCTGACCTTGCTGGGTTGCGGATTTGTCATGATCTATGAGCACCAACGCACTCTTTGGGCTCCTGTGATTATGCATGCGACATTTAACCTCTCTCAGTGTATCCTGATGTTCGCACTGAAAACCGGCTTATGA
- the rsmH gene encoding 16S rRNA (cytosine(1402)-N(4))-methyltransferase RsmH: MDGFYHQPVLLQAVVEALVIRPGTVIVDGTLGGGGHSEAILRSNDSVRVVGLDQDDDALEAAARRLIEFQDRIMIKKTNYQDAKTVLGQMGLDTVDGVLLDLGVSSHQLDTGERGFSFNRDGALDMRMNRSCGMTAAHVVNTYTEFELEKIFREYGEEHQARKIAREIVRRREDKPFSSTLDLAGFIEKICGGRHGKIHPATKVFQALRIEVNNELGALQNGLEGFSGLLAKGGRFAVITFHSLEDRIVKHYFRDCSQEMIDHPTWASARKNPRHLFSLVTRKPVEATDDEIRANPRARSAKLRIVEKI, encoded by the coding sequence ATGGACGGATTTTATCATCAGCCCGTTTTATTACAGGCGGTCGTCGAGGCACTGGTGATACGGCCCGGGACAGTGATTGTGGATGGGACACTCGGTGGTGGAGGCCATAGTGAAGCTATTTTGAGGTCAAATGACAGTGTGAGGGTGGTGGGCCTCGACCAGGATGATGACGCTTTGGAGGCGGCCGCCCGCAGATTAATTGAATTTCAAGACAGGATCATGATTAAAAAAACAAATTATCAGGATGCAAAAACGGTATTAGGACAAATGGGTCTCGATACTGTCGACGGCGTTTTGCTTGATTTGGGGGTTTCATCCCACCAGCTCGATACCGGGGAACGGGGCTTTTCCTTTAACCGGGATGGGGCATTAGATATGAGGATGAACCGTTCCTGCGGGATGACTGCTGCCCATGTGGTTAATACTTATACGGAGTTCGAGCTTGAAAAGATATTCCGGGAATATGGTGAGGAGCACCAAGCCCGAAAAATCGCGCGGGAAATCGTTCGCCGCCGGGAAGATAAGCCTTTTAGCAGCACCCTTGATCTAGCCGGATTTATTGAAAAAATTTGTGGTGGTCGCCATGGAAAAATCCACCCGGCCACAAAAGTATTCCAAGCATTACGCATTGAGGTCAATAACGAGTTAGGCGCACTGCAAAATGGACTGGAAGGATTTTCGGGATTGTTAGCTAAAGGCGGGCGTTTCGCCGTCATTACCTTTCATTCATTAGAAGACAGGATTGTGAAGCATTACTTCCGAGATTGCAGCCAAGAGATGATCGATCATCCGACGTGGGCATCCGCGCGTAAGAATCCCCGGCATCTCTTCAGTCTCGTGACCCGCAAACCCGTGGAAGCCACTGATGACGAGATCAGGGCTAATCCCCGAGCCCGCAGCGCCAAGCTCAGGATCGTGGAGAAAATATAA
- a CDS encoding tRNA (guanosine(46)-N7)-methyltransferase TrmB: MISESGKKIETAQIQHPDYLWPMPWTDVFPVSRPVEIDIGAGDGGFIIQAAKKFPGINFYAIERLLGRVRKIARRTKANGLDNVRVLKLENSYTVKYLIPKKSVHAVHLYHPDPFPKKKQQKRRLVTVGFIHTVADLLEADGIFYVRTDHEEYFHIIEECIRESGRFESSGAENPYRDLVTDFEKEYRDRGVKINFSQYHLINN, encoded by the coding sequence ATGATCTCCGAGAGTGGAAAAAAAATTGAAACCGCCCAGATTCAACATCCTGATTATTTATGGCCGATGCCATGGACGGATGTTTTTCCTGTGTCCAGGCCGGTGGAAATCGATATCGGGGCGGGTGATGGGGGCTTTATTATCCAGGCAGCAAAAAAATTCCCAGGGATTAATTTCTATGCTATCGAACGATTATTGGGGCGGGTCCGAAAAATCGCGAGGCGAACCAAGGCAAACGGGCTGGATAACGTCCGGGTCCTCAAGCTAGAGAATAGTTATACGGTCAAATACTTGATCCCGAAAAAATCGGTTCATGCCGTTCATCTTTATCATCCTGACCCTTTCCCGAAGAAAAAGCAGCAAAAGAGGAGGTTGGTCACCGTGGGCTTTATTCATACCGTGGCAGACCTCTTGGAGGCAGACGGCATCTTCTATGTGCGGACTGACCATGAGGAATACTTCCACATTATAGAGGAGTGTATCCGGGAAAGCGGGCGTTTTGAGTCTTCCGGGGCCGAAAATCCGTATCGTGACCTGGTTACTGACTTTGAGAAGGAATACAGGGACCGTGGTGTAAAGATAAATTTCTCTCAATATCATCTCATAAATAATTAA